In Rhodamnia argentea isolate NSW1041297 chromosome 5, ASM2092103v1, whole genome shotgun sequence, the DNA window agcccatttttaaatgaatttttaccaaacgtaATTAACATTCTCTCAAACCTCATTGGATTGAAGGCATTTGTGTTTCTCCAAATCTCATTTCAAATGATAAACCAAACCATAAAGACAGTTGAATTCAAATGATTTTGTTGCTTTCTAAGAGACAAATTGTAAGTCATGCGAAAAAAAATGTAAGTGGAAAAGTTAATAGAAAAATTGctaatttgtgaattttaagAGAAGtctgtaatttttttgaaaaaagtatAGGTACGTTATTAACAAgttatctgaaaaaaaaaatctttttttaacCAACTGTTTTATCGAAATTCACCGGTGCTAGAAAATTAAgtagcatatttttttttgttgacacGAGACGATAGTACTTTGCTTATTCCTAACTTTCCATAATATACATAAGGTTTATTGCATAATAAATACAAATCTAATGTTTTTCAATGAAACGAGCACAACGTCCAGTTAGGACACTTGAACACGAAATATTCCTCCATGCCAAatcatttgaccaatttaggaAGCGCGCATCCTAATCTATCTCATGCAAAAGTTGTTGTGCCATTGATTTTCTCTAGTTAAAATCCTTGGTACACACCAAGAAATGCACTTGAAAACAACATTCGCTTTGGTATCATTTCAACACtacggggtttttttttttcattaatcccAAATTGACAAAATGGCGAAAAACCAAAATTGCTAACGAAATCGGGCACGTCGTTTCCCGCTTTTTGCACTAACAAAAAATTGGTAACCAGTTTATTGGGCTTGGAAGATTAAATCCAACAAATTAAGCATGTTTTCCCAAATTGTACATTCTACAGAAAATGGAAATTAACCatcccaaaaatttaaaaaatgagaatagaAAGATTAATTCATTTGTGCTCGAATAAAAAAACAGGGTATCGTCGGTTCCGTTCGATCTTTCCACTTACAACTGCTCAATTCCCCTTCTAAAGCATCCTTCACATGGACCACCTACTACCTACGATCGGCAGCGACGCTGGAACGAGGGACTCGATCTGCATAACAACGCGGAGGTGCGGCCACGGCTCACCGGCCCATGAAGGCCTTGGCGCCGGCAGTGCTGCTTCCGGGAGTGTAGGCGCGGCAGGTAGGGCACAGGGGCGTACCCTTTTGCAGGATCTGGAGAACAATTCGACCCCGGCTCCTCATTACAAGCCCGCTCTCCTCTGCGGCGCTTAATTAGAGCCCGGCACGCCTTGCTCGGGCGCTGCGCATCGATGTTCCCATCAAGAAGAGGAAAACCATCACACCGGCTGCTACTTTTGAAGTTaggatcttcttcttcatcctcggCCGGGTTGTATGAATCTGCAACCCTCTTGGGCTTTCCTTTGTTGCTACTTGCGACTTGCTCGTCTATGGGTGTGTACGATGAAGAGAATGCGGCCGTGGATGTCTCGTATTTATACTGCGCCATTGTCGAACTAACGGCAATTGCTTCGATCTCTTCTTATCTTGATCAAAGCTGTTGAACGGGCCTGGGgattttctgaacttttgaccACCACGGTGATGGAGAACCAGCGACCTCACTGGTTATAGagtgggaagaagaagaagagggatttGAATTGGTCGTCAAGGAAGACAATTTCGcggaaaatcaacaaaatttgaaCACTATTTTCCTAACTTTTATCAGTATTATTGCTTATAATAAcgagtcaatgaaaaatatctccATTAttaacaacattttttttttgttttagccaGAATTTTTTCCGTTATCACTTTCCCTAAGAGATATGAAtgatcaaaattaggaaaatcttttcaaaatggtTGATTTTCCCATGAAACAAAACGGTGCAAAAGTAGTAAAGGTCGACTATAATGAATGTTAGGATTTTGATATACATCTAGACATGAAGTGGATTCTCTAACTTGCATTTTGTCCGGtgcaaaatgaatgatttgaaaaatatttttttaagaaggaTTGCTTGTATCcattacaaaaaatgaataataaaaaaaaaaatactttcatcgtTTACGATAATGTTTTAGACATGAATTATTATTGGGGATCAAAATATTtcttattgattaattatttcaaattatacaTGCGATcgcttttagaaaaatgttttctaaatcattcatttttcatgaaacaaatggagccttattCTTCAGATTTTCAACTTATTCCACCTACTCCTTTTGGATTGTCATTCTAACTATTTTCTTTTGATCAAGAAACATTATCTAATAACTTGGCCACGCGAAATTTGCCATGGCACCTTTCGTACCGTGATCTTCACTTACATCGCTTCCCATGTTCTTAGCACCGATGTGGATATAAAGATTAAGGACGTAAGTGTTTGAACTCGATACGGGCCGAGCGAATTAAGGTGCCACGCAATTGCAAAGCGCGAACCGCCCATATCGAATGACTAATTTAAGACGCATCTCTTTCGATAGGAGTGGGTCTCATAGAACGAACACGGAAACGTTGAGAGAAATGCTCATGAGGCTTGAAGGAGACTAATTCAGACAAACATGCGTAAAACAAAGGTAAGACGTAGAAAATAGTCATCAGTTATATAGAACTTGGATAGCACGGTggtcaaagaagaagtgattTTTACGAATTCGAAGGAAGGACAAAGAGGTGGACAAAACCATTTCTCGGTCTAGAGTCATTTTTCGACTTTGAACGGAGAATATAGCAATTTCCTTTGCCGTTGATGATCTTCAAAGATGTTTATTCGGCTCAAATCCTGAAAGATGGGTTGGATTCCATCTCTTTGACAATTAGCTTTTGGGGGGTAAGTTCTTCCACTCATTGTAACGCATCATGccctttatattttcttttgtgtAAATAAAGTCCTCAAGCTATCTTTTGTTTGTCTAGCTTTTGGGAATCAGTTCTTCAGTCCATTTTAACGCATTATgacatttatattttctttggtgtAATCAAAGTCCTCAAGCTATCTTTGTTTGTCCAATTAAGTCCTCCTGTTAATTGCCCGCCGAGCCGAGAGTAGTGGCGATTTTATCACGGTGAGACTTAAATGGTACTCTTTATTTTATCATGGTGAGACAATGGATAATTAGGTAGATGAGggcacgcatgacaacacttctagagTGGAATTTTTGCTCCGGAAGTGCTTTTGGTGCAAAAATCCATTTGGCAATGTaattttttgagcaaaaaattctATTGGTTgcacaacttcatttttctattcttctagcattttttttcctccagaAGTAACTTTGgaaccacttgaagaagtaaaaaaaaagatatttctctcaagaagtaaaaaaattaacttataacCTGAAGTTAATTTCTAGTGCAGAAATATTACCATGGGCACCCTAAGCTTTTCGGACCTTTCCCAACcccttttccatgcttcctTCTCCCCTTacatcacattttttttcaataaaatatctatttaattttaaatggTACTCTTTATTTATCTACAAAGATACATTGTGCAAGCTATTTGCATAACTCCATGCCCCAGAATCTATCCTAAACTCATTGGTTCCAAAGGTCTAGAACCCTGAACACAATTGGGATGGAAAAAAGacagaagtgccaaaatttatgtacgtaactcactttgatgccaattaTTTTCagctcacttaagtatcaacttttttgaaaaaaacgaTTACTAAAGTCCGTACCAACTCCAATACGTTTGGTCAAAAATCCTACGACGCATTTTTTACCTAATATCTCAAGCTTGTGTGGCTCATCGGAGGAtccaatcagcaataaaaaaaaagctaaaagttaaaaaattaaattaaaaaaacaaaaaaaaaacttaaaaataagctaaaaaactcaaacaaaaaggaaaggtaACGGTCGCTACAAacccttatttctttttttttttaaagaatattttcaattttttagttttttagtttattttgtaaatgtaatttaatcttttagaaacaatttagcttatttttaagtttagaagccCATGTGGattgatttcaaaaaaaatttgccccttaaaattagaaatttaataataaatgtcACGTAATCAGTTTAGTCAgaatttctccgatttggcactgatcattttttctctaatttgtcACTTAAGTGAGTTGGCGAAAAACTTTGgaactaaagtgagcgtcgtacataaattttggcacttctggTGTTTTTTTGTCTCGTCGGGACTAAACCTCTAGGAGGGTTTAAGATGTATGTCGAACGACTAATTTAAGACGCATCTCTGTCCAGTAGGAGTGGGTCTCACGGAAGGATCACGGAAATGTTGAGAGAAATGCTCATAAGGCTCAAAGGACACTAATTCAGACATACCTGCGTAAAACAaagtaagaagaaaaaaatggtcATCAGTTACGCAGGACTTGAATGGCACTGTGGTCAAAGAGGAAGTAATTTTTATGAATTCGAAGGCAGGACAAAGAGGTGGACAAAACTATGTCTTGGTCTAAAGTCGATTTTCGACATTAAACAGAGGATATAACAATTTCCCTCGCCGTCTATGATCTTCAAAGATGTTTATTCAGCTCAAATCCTGAAGAAGGGTTGGGTTCCATCTCCTCGACAACTACCATTTGGGGATAAATTCTTCCACCCATTATAACAATGGGCAACCACCTTTTGGGTATAAGTTCTTCCACCCGTTGTAACTCATCATACCCActatattttcttttgagtaATCAAAATCCTCAAGCTATCTTTCTTTGTCTAATTTTGGGAATAAGTTCTTCTGCCCATTTTAACGCATCACgccatttatattttctttggtgtAATCAAAGTCCTCAAGCTATCTTTGTTTATCTAATTAAGTCCTCATGTTAATTGCCCACCGAGAGTAGCCATCAAAATTGGTCGACGTGGCGATTTTAACATGGGGAGACTTAAATGGTACTCTTTCTTTCATCACGGTGAGACAATGGATAATGAGGTAgataagggcgcgcatgacaacacttctggagtagaatttctactCCGGAAGTGCCTTTAtagcaaaaattcatttggtaatgtaatttctgatgcaaaaaattcgtttggttatacaattttatttttatacttttggagcattttttttcctctagaaGTTgctttggagccacttgaaaaagtaaaaaaaaaaattatttctctctagaagtagaaaaattaacttataactaaaagttaatttctagtGCAGAAGTGTTACCACGAATGCTCTAAGCTTTCCGGACCTTCCCCAACCCCCTTTCCATGCTTCCCTCCCCCCTCACGTCCCCTTTATTCAATAAAACATCTATCTAATTTTAAATGGTACTCTCTATTTTTCTACAAAGATACATTGTCCAAGCTATATGCATAACTCCATGCCCTATAATCTATCCTAAACTCATTGGTTCCAAAGCTTTAAAACCTTGAACATGGTTGGGAGGGAAAAAAGATGGGAGGGGCAAAATTTATGTATTTCTCAATTTgataccaattttttttcagCTCAATTAAGTaccaacattttttaaaaacgattactgAAGTACGTACCAACTCCGATCTATTTGGACGAAAATCCTACGTAAAGCATTTTTTAACTAATATCTTAAGCTTACCTGGCTCGTTAGAGGATCCATTTagcaataaaaaagctaaaagttaaaaaaattatattaaaaaataaaaaaaattggctgcCAAGCCgttattacctttttttttttttaagaattttttcaattttttagttttttagtttattttgtaactgtaatttaatattttagataaactttaactcatttttaagtttagaagtccacgtggactgattTTAGAAAAAGTTGCCACGTAATATTAGACATTTACTAATAAATACCACGTAATCGGTTTGGCCAAAATTTCTCCGACAGGCatcgataattttttctttgatttgacaTTTAAGCGAGTCGGCAAAatttttttggcactaaagtgagtgctgtacataaattttggcacttttgGTGTTCTTTTGCCTAGTTGGGAGTGAAGCTCTTGGAGGGTTTAAGACACTCGTCGAATGACTAACTTAAGAGGCATCTCTGTCAATCGGAGTGGTCTCACGAAACGAGTACGAAAACGTTGAGAGAAATGTTCATAAGGCTCAAAGGAGACTAACTCGGACAAACATGCGTAAAACAAAAGTAAGACGAAAAAATGATCAGCAGTTACGTAGAACTCGAATGGCACGGTGGCCAAAGAAGGAGTAATTTTTACGAGTTCTAAAGTCATTTTTCGACTTTGAACAGAGGATATAACAATTTCCTTCGTCGATGATGATCTTCAAAGATGTTTATTCGGCTCAAATCCTGGAAGATGGGTTGGGTTCCATCTTTTGGACAATTAGCTTTTCGGGATAAGTTCTTCTACCCATTGTAACGCATCACtccctttatattttcttttgtgtAATCAAAGTCCTCAATCTATCTTTCTTTGTCTGGCTTTTGGGAATAAGTTCTTCCACCCATTGTCATGCATCATGccctttatattttctttggtgtAATTAAAGTCCTCAAgttatctttttttatcatGTTAAGTCCTCCCGTTAATCGCCCGCTGAGAGTGACTATCAAAATTGGCCTACGTGGCCATTTTATCACTGTGAGACTTAAATactggtcttttttttttttttttttatatatcacGGTGAGACAATGGATAATTAGGTAGATAAGGGCatacatgacaacacttctggagAAGAATTTTTGCTCTTTCCGGAGCAAAgattcatttggtaatgcaatttctgaagcaaaaaattgGTTTGGttacacaacttcatttttctacttttggagcttttttttcctccagatGTAGCTTTAgaaccacttgaagaagtaaaaaaaatatttctctccAAAAGTAGGAAAATAAACTTACAACCAGAAGTTAATTTCTTGTGCAGAAATGTTGCCATGGGCGCTCTAAGCTTTCTGGACCTTCCCCAACCTCCTTTCCATGCTTCCTTCCCCCCTCATATCcccttttttcaataaaatatctgtttaattttaattggTACTATTCATTTTTCTATAAAGATACATTATGCAAGCTATATGCATAATTCCATGCCCTAGAATCTATCCTAAACTTACTAGTTCCAAAGGTTTAGAGCCTTGAACACAGTTGGGAGGGAAAAAAGACAggagtgccaaaatttttgtaTGTCACTCACTTTAATGCCCTTTTTTTAGCTTACTTAAATAccaacttttttgaaaaacgattacttgACTATGTACCAAGTCCGATCTGTTTGACTAAAAATCCGACATGGCATTTGTAACTAATATATTAAGCTTATGTGGCTCATCGGAGGATCCAGCCAGCAATAGAAAAGctaaaagtcaaaaaattatattaataaaatataaaaactgaaaaataacataaaaaactAAAACGAAAACGAAAGGTAAGGGCTGCTGCCAagttctttttactttttttaaagatttttttttgaattttttactttttttagtttattttgtaaatgtaatttaatcttttagaaaaattttagcttatttttaagtttagaagtccacgtggactgattataaaaaaatttaccacgtAATATtgtaaatttaataataaatgccacgtaatcaatttggcaagaatttctctaatttagcactgattatttttttctcgatttggcacttaagtgagccgacCAAAAactttgacactaaagtgagcgctgtataCAAATTTTAACACTTCTGGTGTTCTTTTGCTTAGTCGGGAGTGAAGCTCTTGGAGGGTTTAAGAGAATGGAGATTTTAAAATAATGAAGCATTATTTTATCTAGATTTTGTAAGATTTGTGACTTTaatacttttaatttttgatactttttgACCACTAATACTTGTCTCGAAACCTACTCGTCCGTTTCTTGCGGATTTCGCAGGTTTTTGTAGGTTCTCTTTTACGTCCTTCTATCTCCTAATTACTACCgagatgagatttttctttcagTTTTGAAggaattttattatcttttgatTTAGAGTGGTTTATAGCCCCGAGCTAGATTGTGCCGGAAGAGTGGAGTGAGCGAGTggaaagtcgaaccactataatcttaGGTTTGTTCTCttagggtctgtatggtaacgttttcGTTCCCGGGAACATGTTTGGagcagaaacatttttttgtgtttctgttcccggctacgattttcgggaacagaaacgcgtttgacaagtacaaaaaaaaaaaaatacttttttcaccaaaaggaaggatctatACCGGCCGgcaaccggcggcggcggcggccactgctgcttcaactcctcgccgacgatggtgagcgatggtggcttgcacaagctcgccctcaagttgtttctaaaaagtgttccaaaacccggaaacaagttttttttgtttctcatttttgctccaaaagtgtttttgtttctcaaaagtgttcggaacacttttggaacaattttttaccatacgcgtttctggagtgttaccatacggacccttaCTCTTTACTCTTTAACTAGCACGTGCCTGTGCAATGCACGTGTTTAGAAAAAGTTAGGGCTCtgaaatttgtcatttaattgaGATTATATATAAagaatatttgataatttttgtgaatttcttACGCGTGGCGTCGCCACCAGCCAATTACTAATAATCATGcttaaaattaaatgaaaattcgGTGATAAATATTCATGAATGTGATTTTCTCGCTTGGCAttatgttttcttcttcattgcaAGTTTAATTGTGCTATACCTACATTGAACGTGTCTGAACATTGTTGGCTGAATGTCATCTAATTGCCGAGGATTGACCATCGCAAAGAAAGAATCGATTGAACATCCTAACACGAGATTAATTACGAATAAAAGCAATTGAGACAACACAACACCACATCACATATACTCCTACCTTTTTCTTCCATCAGGAACAAATATAAACAATTGTTCaaaggaagtttttttttttataagaaaaatacaacagaaaaaatgaaaaaaaagctATAAGATTATTATCAGATTTGGGGTCGATTCGACTTTTCAAATCGAAAATGATCCCTTCTCACGGATTGTGTCTCCTGGACCCGCCTTTGCTCCCCTCCTCTGAGTCGCTGCTCGAAGAAGAAGGATTGAGCCCGTACTCGCTCGTGCCACCGTACTCGCTGCTCACGTACTCGTGACCATGAACCGCGACTTTCTTGAATTGCCTCATGTTCTCGCTATAAGAGACGGTTTCGTAATCGGTACTGCTCGATCCGTCGGTGGCCAAGCTTTGGCCGGTCGACTTCGGCCAGTCGTTTAGATCGTCGAAAGAACCATCCCCTTCTAGGGCTCGAACAATCTGGTCAATTCGCCATTAGTTAGTATTGAGTTCCATAATGTGGCATGATCCATGATTTATATCAACGCCCTGAGCAGCTGTTGTGTAAATCATTGGTCATGACAAAAGTTCGGAGTAAACGAAAAGATCACATGGGAACGAAAAGATCAAAGAAATGGCTTCTAAAAGAAAAGCACGACTTTCTCGTCCTCTGTCCATGCCAATAGTCCGGACCATGAATCTATCTAATTGGTAAATTAAAACCTAAGACCGCTCGAGCCAACAACTGGTTTTCCTGACGAGCCCGGCCGACCCGCCCGGATCCACCCACTGATCAGGTCTTATACATTACTAGGCAGCAGCATTAGCCATCCATCTAATACCGTGCGCAGGAAAAACATGTTACCTGGCTCATTTTGGGTCTCCTTCTAGCGGAATGCCGTATACACGCGCCGGCGCACGCGACCATGCGCGCCATCTCATGATAATCGTAATCGGCTTCTAGCCGCGGGTCGGCCAACTCGTTAAAGTTGCTCTCTTCCAAGGCACGTCCGATTAGGGGCCTAGCCTGCTCATCCAAGAAAACACATTAATTTAACCGAAGATCCGAATTTAAGCagccaaaatgtgaaaaaaaatatattaaagacTAGTAATTCCATGGGTGGCTTATTCGTAGTAAAGCAAaaaaggagggggaaaaaaaatcatgtcgaCATTTACAGGTCATTATGGATATTAATGGtcattttgttttctcaaataaaatgaaagcgAAGAGAGCCAAACCCAATCTACGAGGCTGTCCTCCATCAGTTCGCCGGTGTGGTCCACCGGACGTCTCCCCGTGATCAGCTCCAGAAGCATAACCCCGAAAGAGAAGACGTCGGACTTGTCGGTCAGCTTGCCGCTCGCGGCATACTCCGGGGCCAAGTAACTGCAAATAGCAACGATGTTCTGATCGGATTATTGATGTTAACATTATTTGGTCAATAATTAGGAGTGACCGCTTTTCAGGGTGGATAAAGTTCCAGATTCTTGACCAGCAATCTATCCTGTTAGAGTCGGTTCCTAATTTTTCGGTTTCGAGGACGGAACCGGGCGGTTTTGGGCCAATTTCAGGGTCGACTCAGGAACTGGGCTTAAAGTTTAAGTGAgtctaatttctattttaagAAAACATATCATAGTTCACAGTCTAGGGTATATTGAATGGATTTCTTAGGCTTCCCGGTTCCAAACATATGTCCAATGTAcctacttttttctttctttaaaaaaagtATAGAAAGCTAAAAATCAGTTCAAAACCAATTCACGGCATAAAACCACAAATTGAAAGGGTCGAGTTCAGTTCCTTGAGTTTTTGTGCCAGAAACGTACCCGGTCCATATATGAACCGGTCGGGAACAAGTCGGATAAAGTCGGTTTAGACTGCCTCGGATTGAATTAGACCGGTTGTACACCCCTATATGAAATGAACGAGGAAAAACCAAGTTGCATGAAATTGAGTATTCATATTTCTTACCCGAACGTCCCCATGATTCGCGTCGACACGTGAGTGTAATTGTCCGAAGTAAGCTTAGCTAGTCCGAAGTCCGCCACCTACACAATCCGTCGCCATAGTTACCGGTTCAAACGGCTGTTGATGCAAATTTTTGGAGccgaaaagaagaagcaaaggagAAACGTTACTGACCTTGGCCTCGAAATTGAAATCAAGAAGAATGTTCGCACCTTTGATGTCTCGATGGATAATCCGAGGGTGACCTATTGATTTAAGTTGGAATGACCAATGTAtcattctagagagagagagagagagagagagagagagagagagagagagagagagagagatatgaaatCCTTACAATCTTCATGCAGATAAGCGAGCCCCTTGGCTGATCCTACCGCAATTCGAAGCCTCGTCGACCAACCCATGGGCGGACGATCTTTCCCTGTAAATTTTGGGCGTGACTGTTAGTAATCTATGGAGGTGACACTCTCATCAAACTAGGGTTTGACAGAACCATACCATGAAGGTGATACTCTAGGGTTTTGTTGGGCAAGAACTCGTAAACCAACATCCTCTGACTTCCGGCCATACAGTATCCTACCAGCGACACCAGGTGACGGTGGTGGACACGGCTGATGATCTCGACCTCCGCCTGAAACTCCCTGTCCCCTTGTCCGCTCCCCGCTTTCAAGCACTTCACAGCCACCTCCTGTCCATTCGGCAACATCCCCTTGTGCACGTACCCGAAACCCCCTTGACCTATTATGGTATCGAACGCGAATCCGTTCGTAGCAATTGCTAAGTCATTATAGGTGAAGTTGCTTTTGTTGAACCCGAGAGTGATGGAAGAGTCGGGGACACGCGGGCTCGGGAAGCTCGAGTTCCGGTCGCTGCCCATGAGAGGCGACAGCGGTGCTGGCCAACCTGAAGGTACAGTAGTCACTGTCGCCCCTGGCGGGGGAGGGATTTGAACGACATGGTCTGCTGCTGTTTGTTGAGGGTTGCGCCGACTCGAATAGGAATCATGAGAGCCATTGTAGTAGCTTTTGCCAGCTacagaaaacaagaagaagaagaagaagccgcgGCAGTAGCAGCAGCTTGATTAATGAACATGATAACACAATAACTCGCTAACAGAATAAATGAAGGAGGTTGCGATTTTCCGAGTTAAGCATCATCTTCCAAATTACATGTACGAAGTATAGTTCGAACGATAAAATCATAATTTTAATGAAAGAATGCAACCGTTAAGAGTCTACTCGACAAAGATAAATGATGTTTATTTTTGCATGACTTTCATTTCCCTTTAGTATGAGCTgggattattttcatttttatttttatttttggtggcGTGTGGATATGGAGCTAGGTTTAGTTTATGTACGTACCTTTTGAGCCATCGTCAAAAGTGCCTGCGTAATGGTTCATCTGAGCTTGcggcttcttgttcttcttctttgtgcatGACAAGATCAACCACACCAAGAGCACACCCAGTAACAATCCTGTTCCTGCTGCGACTCCGATTACGAGAGGCAGGGTCACAAGCGACGAGGAGGAGCTATGAGATGTCGGTGA includes these proteins:
- the LOC115737191 gene encoding putative proline-rich receptor-like protein kinase PERK6, whose translation is MNHYAGTFDDGSKAGKSYYNGSHDSYSSRRNPQQTAADHVVQIPPPPGATVTTVPSGWPAPLSPLMGSDRNSSFPSPRVPDSSITLGFNKSNFTYNDLAIATNGFAFDTIIGQGGFGYVHKGMLPNGQEVAVKCLKAGSGQGDREFQAEVEIISRVHHRHLVSLVGYCMAGSQRMLVYEFLPNKTLEYHLHGKDRPPMGWSTRLRIAVGSAKGLAYLHEDCHPRIIHRDIKGANILLDFNFEAKVADFGLAKLTSDNYTHVSTRIMGTFGYLAPEYAASGKLTDKSDVFSFGVMLLELITGRRPVDHTGELMEDSLVDWARPLIGRALEESNFNELADPRLEADYDYHEMARMVACAGACIRHSARRRPKMSQIVRALEGDGSFDDLNDWPKSTGQSLATDGSSSTDYETVSYSENMRQFKKVAVHGHEYVSSEYGGTSEYGLNPSSSSSDSEEGSKGGSRRHNP